A portion of the Diprion similis isolate iyDipSimi1 chromosome 4, iyDipSimi1.1, whole genome shotgun sequence genome contains these proteins:
- the LOC124405650 gene encoding uncharacterized protein LOC124405650, with translation MSPRRKTPRRLRISSIQKTYNNRRTSLNVNLSYVSDPSLSPHENSVNSDNVNNTIVVKSPSRFQATSRRSLAQNHTFKRSSSKLRCINESGDNNNDSTEGVTGENVENKITNESSRLSNKAKMYGIRPSFVRLTSTPVTGRHGMGLGPNNLQEMFSPSVNTRHSNALKPVCFPLQGEIFASSGTTVMETPMDITSVQGQSILNSNQQRSDITPNSHRDTNKSDNASFFIPDTDPLIYVEKRVDTRVILDSEEQDVSIHTVRTSLNVNTSLDSRFSSVPNASLCDPINISKNQSVIHDQVNGTDDNSQSSEDSDPTNSLIITTALIEHDNLSNDYNEQIANEETVNNLESSREFDFPHNASFLDSIPQNNKSCNEQNHATISVKLNEINRATNTPQTNDKENTTWSRKPIRNMRTDLLNSDARNDSRSSDTLSLESLHHSSLHPRVDQPNVIRGLSKKPVGKGKKKLLRLNISEMVDLSPVSTQIVPEIPLVSKRRVKTRNKTAKKIPKTKGPNKKLIALADDNTEEIEPIPEKVKRIRKLKAKKIVINKMADIDLWKQMNENAHTLNESCDSISSAMGRTSLADFQPKNQLTQNTNKKQRPKIIIVATGLSIEQKLLVQNTITMLRSARLQKIVTRHTTHVISNGTRTVNLLRGLLRGCWLVSYDWITKAREAKEWVDAEKYEMVNFSEAVQENRKEKQLLRTAYVSEIFLTCGLIHIKDKTSTPASILEELVCMASGRITRKPEESKIIVGRGGLKEAWILDSITRGEIQPLELYSKKRPPR, from the exons ATGAGTCCAAGGCGAAAAACTCCGAGAAGGTTAAGAATTTCGAGTATTCAAAAAACCTACAACAATCGACGTACTTCACTGAATGTGAACTTAAGCTACGTTTCAGACCCAAGTTTATCGCCTCACGAAAATAGCGTGAATTCAGACAATGTGAATAATACTATCGTTGTGAAAAGCCCATCGAGGTTCCAAGCTACCTCAAGAAGATCGCTAGCCCAAAACCACACGTTTAAGAGATCCAGCTCCAAGCTACGGTGTATAAATGAAAgtggtgataataataatgactcTACGGAAGGAGTTACtggtgaaaatgttgaaaataaaattaccaaCGAAAGTAGCAGATTGTCAAATAAAGCAAAGATGTATGGAATCAGACCTTCCTTCGTTAGGCTAACTAGCACACCTGTAACAGGTAGACATGGAATGGGGCTTGGTCCTAATAATTTGCAAGAAATGTTTTCGCCGTCAGTAAATACCAGGCACTCCAATGCTCTTAAGCCAGTTTGTTTTCCCCTTCAA ggtgaaatctttgcctcttctGGGACCACAGTTATGGAGACTCCAATGGACATCACGTCTGTCCAAGGACAATCAATTTTGAATTCCAACCAACAGAGATCTGATATCACGCCAAACTCACATCGTGATACAAACAAAAGTGACAATgcctcattttttattccagatACAGATCCATTAATATATGTAGAAAAGAGAGTAGATACCAGAGTTATTTTAGACTCTGAAGAACAAGATGTCAGTATTCATACAGTACGCACCTCACTGAATGTAAATACGTCGTTAGACTCTAGGTTCAGCTCAGTGCCAAATGCAAGTCTTTGTGACCCCATAAACATTAGCAAAAATCAATCCGTTATTCATGATCAAGTAAATGGCACTGATGATAACTCACAATCTTCAGAGGACAGTGATCCTACAAATTCTTTAATAATTACTACCGCTTTAATTGAACATGACAATTTGTCAAATGACTATAATGAACAAATAGCTAACGAAGAGACTGTTAACAATTTGGAATCTTCAAGAGAATTTGATTTTCCACACAACGCGTCTTTTCTTGATAGTATACcacaaaataataaatcttGCAACGAGCAAAACCATGCTACTATTTCAGTAAAACTAAATGAAATAAACAGAGCGACAAATACTCCTCAGACAAACGATAAGGAAAATACAACTTGGAGCAGAAAACCTATTCGTAATATGCGAACAGACTTGTTGAATTCAGATGCTAGGAATGACAGCAGGTCATCGGATACTTT ATCATTAGAGAGTCTACATCATAGCAGCCTTCACCCAAGAGTTGATCAACCCAATGTAATTCGTGGTTTGTCTAAAAAACCAGTTgggaaagggaagaaaaaattattgagatTGAATATATCTGAAATGGTAGACTTGTCGCCAGTGTCAACTCAAATAGTGCCGGAAATTCCGTTGGTTTCTAAAAGACGGGTCAAAACACGTAATAAAACGgctaaaaaaattcccaaaacTAAGGGTCCTAATAAGAAGCTGATAGCTTTGGCTGACGACAATACCGAAGAAATTGAACCAATACCAGAGAAAGTAAAAAGGATCAGAAAACtaaaggcaaaaaaaatcgtgattaATAAGATGGCAGATATTGATCTATggaaacaaatgaatgaaaatgctCATACTCTCAATGAAAGCTGCGACAGTATCAGCTCAGCCATGGGAAGAACGTCTCTAGCCGATTTTCAACCAAAAAACCAGCTTActcaaaacacaaacaaaaaGCAAAgaccaaaaataataatagtagcgACTGGATTATCGATAGA GCAAAAATTATTGGTACAAAATACCATTACAATGCTGAGATCAGCCAGACTACAAAAAATTGTGACTCGCCATACCACACATGTTATTAGCAATGGCACACGTACTGTAAATTTGCTTCGTGGACTACTCAGGGGTTGTTGGCTAGTGAGTTATGATTGGATTACAAAGGCACGCGAGGCTAAGGAATGGGTGGATGCAGAAAAATACGAGATGGTCAATTTTTCTGAAGCCGTACAA GAAAACCGCAAGGAAAAGCAACTACTTCGTACAGCATATGTGTCGGAAATATTTCTTACATGCGGGCTGATACATATTAAAGATAAGACGTCTACTCCAGCTTCAATTTTAGAAGAACTGGTTTGCATGGCAAGTGGTCGAATTACCAGGAAACCAGAAGAATCTAAGATAATTGTTGGCCGTGGAGGACTAAAAGAAGCTTGGATTTTAGACTCAATAACACGTGGAGAAATTCAACCTTTAGAACTTTATTCGAAGAAAAGGCCACCTCGATAA
- the LOC124405211 gene encoding UPF0449 protein C19orf25 homolog, translated as MFGNKKNNLPPRPHPLLPEQVLEDILNANKDDVVFIFNNKEESGGENLHYPMNTNDAESVYARLKIYLNVKESLKKLSGALSMKNESLQSANVEMQRMAEGIRKQAQDALVKQ; from the exons AtgtttggaaataaaaaaaataatttaccgcCGAGGCCTCATCCGCTATTACCTGAACAGGTATTGGAAGATATTCTCAATGCGAATAAAGATGATGTGGTTTTCATATTCAATAACAAGG agGAATCCGGTGGTGAAAATTTGCATTATCCGATGAATACGAATGATGCAGAATCTGTGTATGCAaggttgaaaatatatttaaatgttaaagaaagtttaaaaaagttaagtGGCGCATTGTCGATGAAAAATGAGTCATTGCAAAGTGCCAATGTAGAGATGCAAAGGATGGCTGAGGGTATAAGGAAACAAGCTCAAGATGCCCTTGTTAAACAGTAA